GTTAAACCTGCTTTCAGCTTCGGAGCTGGTCTTATCGGGAAAATGCGTCTTAACGACTATTTGGATCTTCGCATAGAACCAGGATTACATTTTGTAGAAAGAGAGTTTACTTTTAACACACAATCCAATGATCAATACGCAGGCGGAACAACACAATTCCCAGCTTTCACACCGATTGTGATGACCGATACAGACCGAATAAAAACAGTTAAATCAACTTATGTTGACGTTCCTATTTTGTTAGAATTTCATGGTGATAGATGGTACAACACCAGACCTTATGCCGCTGGAGGCGTCAATTATTTGATGAATTTACAATCAAACGAAACCAGTACAGAAGACAATTCTAGAAACATTTTCCGTTCTACATCGCATAATTTTGGTTGGACAGCAGAACTAGGAATTCAGATTTATTTCAGCCGATTTAAGCTCACACCAGCCATCCGTGGAACCTTCTTCATGAACAACGAAATTGTCGCGGACAATCCAGAAACACCGCCATATTGGGCGGCTGGGATTTCTACGATGAATACAAGAGCTTTCATGTTTGTTTTAAAATTTGAATAATATTTTTCATAAATTTATTGTTTTATTAAATTTCATTTCTATATTTGTCACATGAATTTATCAATGAACAAAAACTGGTGGTGGCATTCAAAATCTTGGTCAAGGTCTTGAAGCTATCGGCTTTTTGTTTAGTGTAGAAATAAAATATTAAAACCACAAAGACTTTGACGAATCCGTTGAAGTCTTTTTTTATGGGAAATTGCGGGTTGGTCAAAGGAAATTCAGTAACGAACAATGAAAATCAACAACAAAATCCATATTAAAACCAACATCAAATCTCAACTTGCGGACTTGCACACACCTATCGGGATCTACCTCCGATTGCGCGATCAATTTCGGGATACCATTTTGCTCGAAAACGCTGGAAATCAAAACTCCGAAAAATCTTTCTCATTCATTTGTGTAAACGCCATTGCTGGAATCGAAATCTGTAATTACGATGAAGCCGAACTCAAATTTCCTCTAGAAAACCCCATAAAAGTGAGTCTTAAAAATCAAAAAGTAACTACTCTTTTGCAGGAATTTTCAGATTGTTTTGTTTGCGAAACACCTGATTTAGAAATAGGAAAACAAGCGCAAGGGCTTTTTGGATATACCAGTTATGATGCGATTCCTTTTTTTGAAAATATCCAGTTCAAAACGCAATCTGAGGAAAACAAAATTTCGTTGCTGCGTTACAGATTGTACCAATACATCATCGCCATCAACCATCATAACGACGAAATGTTTCTCATTGAAAATAAAATTGAAGGCTTAAAATCCGAATTTTTAAGTATCGAAAATATCATCCATCAAAAAAATGCACCCGTTTATCCTTTCGAAAGTATTGGTGATGAGACTTCCAATCTTACCGACGAAGAATATCTTAAATCCGTTGAATTTGCTAAAAAACACTGTTTCCGTGGCGATGTTTTTCAATTGGTTTTAAGCCGAAGATTCGAGCAAAAATTCCGAGGTGACGAATTCAATGTTTATCGTGCTTTGCGAAATATTAATCCTTCTCCTTATTTATTTTTCTTCGATTATGGCGATTACAAATTAATGGGTTCCAGCCCAGAAAGTCAATTGATTATTAAAAATAAAAAAGCCATTATTCACCCCATTGCAGGGACTTTCAAACGAACAGGAAATGTCGAGTTTGATTTACAATCTGCCGAAGAGCTTAAAAAAGATCCCAAAGAAAATGCCGAACACACAATGTTAGTAGATTTAGCAAGAAATGATTTGAGCATTCACGGAAAAAATACGACGGTAACCAAATTGAAAGAAATTCATTTTTTTTCTCACGTTATTCACATGGTTTCGGAAGTTGTGGCGGATGTTTCGGAAAACCAAAATCCTTATGAAATGATTGCAACCACCTTTCCACAGGGAACTTTGAGTGGCGCACCAAAATACAAAGCCATGCAATTGATTGACGAACATGAGAAAACTTCAAGAAGCTTTTATGCAGGGTGCATCGGTTTTGTTGGCTTTGACGGAAGCTGCAACCAAGCGATTATGATTAGAAGTTTTTTAAGTAAAAACAATACGTTGTTTTATCAAGCGGGCGCAGGAATTGTTGCTAAATCTAATCCAGAAAATGAACTTCAAGAAGTTAATAATAAAATAGGTGCTTTGAAAAAAGCGATTGCAAAAGCAGCGAAAATGAGTTAATTTGACTATAAACATATAAAGAGAATGCAACACAATATACAACCAACAACTAACAACCATCAACCATCAATTAAAATTTTGGTTTTCGACAACTACGACAGTTTCACCTACAATCTCGTTCAAATGATTGAGCAAATTATTGATGAAAAAATAGAAGTTTTTAGAAACGACCAAATCGCTTTGGAAGACATTGAAAAGTACGATAAAATCATCCTTTCGCCAGGTCCTGGAATTCCCGAGGAAGCTGGAATTTTATTAGATGTGATAAAAAAATATGCCCCAACAAAATCCATTTTTGGCGTTTGTCTCGGTCAACAAGCTATTGCGGAAGCTTTTGGCGGAAGTTTAATCAATCTTTCGGAAATCTATCACGGTATAGCCACCGAATCCAAGCAAATTAAAGAACATTCCATTTTTAAAAATCTTCCCGAAATATTGGAAGTTGGGCGGTATCATTCTTGGGCGGTGAATCCCGAAAACTTCCCTGAAGAACTCGAAATAACTTCCGTAGATGACAAAGGAATGATTATGAGTTTGAAACACAAAACCTACGATGTTCACGCCGTTCAATATCATCCAGAAAGTATTTTAACACCGCAAGGAAGACAAATTCTAGAAAATTTTTTAATTGTTTAAAAATTGTCAGTTTATAAAAGAACCATCAACCAAAATGAAAGAAATTTTACAATACCTTTTTAACCATCAAACACTTTCTAAATCCGAAGCGAAAGCCATTCTATTGGAAATTTCTCAAGGAAAATTCAATGATAGTGAAGTCATTTCTTTTATCAGCGTTTTTCTGATGCGTACAATTACACTCGAAGAAGTAATCGGTTTTCGTGAAGCTTTATTGCGAGTCGCAAAGCCCATCGACTTAGGAACTAAAGATTTGGTGGATATTGTTGGAACCGGCGGCGATGGAAAAAACACTTTTAACATTTCCACATTGGCAAGTTTTGTCGTGGCAGGGACTGGACAACAAGTCGCTAAACACGGTAATTATGCAGCGTCATCGATTAGTGGTTCTTCAAATGTTTTAGAAGAATTAGGTTATCAATTCAAAGATAATTCTGAAGATTTAAAAGCCGACTTAGAAAAAGGAAATATTTGTTTTCTTCACGCTCCACTTTTTCATCCAGCTTTGAAAACCGTTGCACCACTTAGAAAACAATTGGGTTTAAAAACTTTTTTCAATATGCTTGGGCCCTTAGTGAATCCTGTTCAACCCAATTTTATGATGATTGGTGTTGCCCATTTGGAAATTGCAAGAGTCTATCAATACCTTTTACAAAAGGAAAATAAAGAATTTATGCTCGTAAATGCTTTGGATGGTTACGATGAAATTTCATTAACGGCTGATGCCAAAATTTTCGATAAAAATGGAGAAAAAATTGTTTCGGCAGAAGATTTGAAATTCAAAAACTATTTACCCGAAACGATTTATGGTGGGAATACGAAAAAAGAAGCAGCACAAATTTTCATCTCTATTTTAGAAGGCAACGGAACTGAAGCTCAAAATGCCGTTGTATTAGCCAACGCCGCTCTAGCTTTAGAAAACACAAGAAAATATGGCGATTACGAAAATTGTCTTTCGATGGCAAAGGAAAGTTTGGAAAGCGGAAAAGCATTGAAAAGTGTACAGTTATTGGTTAATAGTTGATGGATTTTCCAAACTTATTATTACTATTAACCGACAACCAACAACAAAATAAAATGAACATTCTAGATAAAATAATAAAAAGAAAAAAACAAGAAATTTCGGAAGCCAAATCTAAGATTTCTATTCAACAACTGAAAGATTCGGAGTTTTTTGGAAGACAAACTTTTTCTTTAAAAAAAACGATAAAGTCGAAGTCTGGAATTATTGCTGAATTTAAACGACAATCGCCAAGCAAAGGCATTATTAACGATAAAGTTTCGCCTTTTGAAGTCATTTCACAATACGAAAAATTTGGTGCGAGTGCTGTTTCTATCTTGACGGATCAGGATTTTTTTGGCGGAAGTTTCGAAGATATTATTTCGGTGAGAAATTCTGTTAATATTCCGATCTTGAGGAAAGATTTTATGGTGGACGAATATCAGTTTTATGAAGCGAAATCCATTGGCGCAGATATTATTTTGCTGATTGCAGCTTGCCTTTCTCCAAATCAAGTGCAAGAATTTACCGCATTGGCACACGAATTAAATTTGGAGGTTTTGTTGGAAATTCATTCCGAAGAAGAATTGAAACACATTAATAACAAAGTTGATTTTGTGGGAATTAACAACCGAAATTTAAAAGATTTCAAAGTAGATTTACAACATTCAGTAGATTTGAAAAACCAACTTCCAAAAGATATTTTTTCCATCGCAGAAAGTGGAATTTACCATGAAGAAGATTTTAATTTTTTAAAAAACAAAGGTTTTGATGGATTTTTGATGGGCGAATATTTTATGAAAAACGAAAATCCAGGAAAGAAATTCGAAGAATTTGTATCAAACGTAAAAATTTAACAATGGAATCTCAAATCTCAAATCTCAAATCTCAAATCCAACTCAAAGTTTGTGGCTTAACAAAACTCGATCAAATTCAGGAATTAATTGACTTGAAAGTGGATTTTTTGGGCTTTATTTTCTATGAAAAATCACCAAGATATGTTTTGAATCATTTGAGTTTAAAGCAAATTTCAGAAATTAATCATCAAGGAAAAGTCGGTGTTTTTGTAAATGAAAGTATTGAAAACATTGTTGATATTTCTGATAAAACACAACTCAATTTCATACAATTGCATGGCGATGAAACGGAGGAATTTATTTTTGAATTAAGAAAAAAATTAGAAAAAAACATTGATATAATTAAAGTAATTAGAATTGGACAAGATTTTACAGATTTGAAAAAAAAGATTGAAAAAATCTCAAATCTCAAATCTCAAATCTCAAATCTCTTATTCGATACCGACAGCAAAGCCTTTGGCGGAACCGGAAAAAGCTTTGACTGGCAAATTTTAAATGAACTCAAAATACCTATTCCTTATTTTTTAAGCGGCGGAATTTCAAACGAGAATACCCAACAACTCTCAACTATTAACCAACAACCATTCGCTTTAGACATCAACTCAAAATTTGAAATCGAAGCTGGTAATAAAAACATTCAAAAAATTATTGATTTTAAAAATCTCATTTCTAACATCTAAACTCTAACATCTAAGAAATAATGAACTTTAAAAACCCAGATAAAAACGGCTATTATGGCGAATTCGGTGGTGCTTTTGTCCCAGAAATGCTCTATCCCAATGTTGCCGAATTGCAAGAAAAATATACCGAAATAATCGAAGCTAAAGATTTCCAAGAAGAATATCAAAACTTGCTGAAATATTATGTAGGACGTGCAACACCACTCTATTTCGCGAAAAATCTAAGCGAAAAATACGGCACAAATGTTTATTTAAAACGGGAAGATCTCAATCACACTGGCGCACACAAAATCAATAATGCTCTTGGTCAAGCTTTACTCGCAAAAAAACTCGGGAAACATAGGATTATCGCAGAAACGGGTGCTGGTCAACACGGCGTTGCAACGGCGACAGCTTGTGCACTTCTCGGTTTAGAATGCATTGTTTATATGGGCGAAATAGACATTGCTCGTCAAGCT
This genomic stretch from Chryseobacterium sp. POL2 harbors:
- a CDS encoding porin family protein, which gives rise to MTKLKHLVAIALLTGFTANAQLTDIFRKTDRLDNLEDFDTQKFSWGFYLAANNFDSKLVLDPRYGMNGQESLIHVKPAFSFGAGLIGKMRLNDYLDLRIEPGLHFVEREFTFNTQSNDQYAGGTTQFPAFTPIVMTDTDRIKTVKSTYVDVPILLEFHGDRWYNTRPYAAGGVNYLMNLQSNETSTEDNSRNIFRSTSHNFGWTAELGIQIYFSRFKLTPAIRGTFFMNNEIVADNPETPPYWAAGISTMNTRAFMFVLKFE
- a CDS encoding anthranilate synthase component I family protein — translated: MKINNKIHIKTNIKSQLADLHTPIGIYLRLRDQFRDTILLENAGNQNSEKSFSFICVNAIAGIEICNYDEAELKFPLENPIKVSLKNQKVTTLLQEFSDCFVCETPDLEIGKQAQGLFGYTSYDAIPFFENIQFKTQSEENKISLLRYRLYQYIIAINHHNDEMFLIENKIEGLKSEFLSIENIIHQKNAPVYPFESIGDETSNLTDEEYLKSVEFAKKHCFRGDVFQLVLSRRFEQKFRGDEFNVYRALRNINPSPYLFFFDYGDYKLMGSSPESQLIIKNKKAIIHPIAGTFKRTGNVEFDLQSAEELKKDPKENAEHTMLVDLARNDLSIHGKNTTVTKLKEIHFFSHVIHMVSEVVADVSENQNPYEMIATTFPQGTLSGAPKYKAMQLIDEHEKTSRSFYAGCIGFVGFDGSCNQAIMIRSFLSKNNTLFYQAGAGIVAKSNPENELQEVNNKIGALKKAIAKAAKMS
- a CDS encoding anthranilate synthase component II, giving the protein MKILVFDNYDSFTYNLVQMIEQIIDEKIEVFRNDQIALEDIEKYDKIILSPGPGIPEEAGILLDVIKKYAPTKSIFGVCLGQQAIAEAFGGSLINLSEIYHGIATESKQIKEHSIFKNLPEILEVGRYHSWAVNPENFPEELEITSVDDKGMIMSLKHKTYDVHAVQYHPESILTPQGRQILENFLIV
- the trpD gene encoding anthranilate phosphoribosyltransferase, which translates into the protein MKEILQYLFNHQTLSKSEAKAILLEISQGKFNDSEVISFISVFLMRTITLEEVIGFREALLRVAKPIDLGTKDLVDIVGTGGDGKNTFNISTLASFVVAGTGQQVAKHGNYAASSISGSSNVLEELGYQFKDNSEDLKADLEKGNICFLHAPLFHPALKTVAPLRKQLGLKTFFNMLGPLVNPVQPNFMMIGVAHLEIARVYQYLLQKENKEFMLVNALDGYDEISLTADAKIFDKNGEKIVSAEDLKFKNYLPETIYGGNTKKEAAQIFISILEGNGTEAQNAVVLANAALALENTRKYGDYENCLSMAKESLESGKALKSVQLLVNS
- the trpC gene encoding indole-3-glycerol phosphate synthase TrpC, which produces MNILDKIIKRKKQEISEAKSKISIQQLKDSEFFGRQTFSLKKTIKSKSGIIAEFKRQSPSKGIINDKVSPFEVISQYEKFGASAVSILTDQDFFGGSFEDIISVRNSVNIPILRKDFMVDEYQFYEAKSIGADIILLIAACLSPNQVQEFTALAHELNLEVLLEIHSEEELKHINNKVDFVGINNRNLKDFKVDLQHSVDLKNQLPKDIFSIAESGIYHEEDFNFLKNKGFDGFLMGEYFMKNENPGKKFEEFVSNVKI
- a CDS encoding phosphoribosylanthranilate isomerase, with translation MESQISNLKSQIQLKVCGLTKLDQIQELIDLKVDFLGFIFYEKSPRYVLNHLSLKQISEINHQGKVGVFVNESIENIVDISDKTQLNFIQLHGDETEEFIFELRKKLEKNIDIIKVIRIGQDFTDLKKKIEKISNLKSQISNLLFDTDSKAFGGTGKSFDWQILNELKIPIPYFLSGGISNENTQQLSTINQQPFALDINSKFEIEAGNKNIQKIIDFKNLISNI